One segment of Chelmon rostratus isolate fCheRos1 chromosome 17, fCheRos1.pri, whole genome shotgun sequence DNA contains the following:
- the polr3h gene encoding DNA-directed RNA polymerase III subunit RPC8, whose protein sequence is MFVLVEMVDTVRIPPWNFQRQLNEAIAEELNKKLANKVVYNVGLCICLYDITKLDDSYIFPGDGASHTKVHFRYVVFHPFLDEILVGKIKYCSQEGVHVTMGFFDDILIPPESLQQPAKFDEAEQVWLWEYETDEGAHDLYMDQGEEIRFRVTDEVFVDTSPTGPATAATDTPAQPGQSTAPPAEESREKKEAPYTLIGTICEPGLGLLSWWNN, encoded by the exons ATGTTCGTGTTGGTGGAGATGGTCGACACCGTCAGGATCCCTCCGTGGAACTTCCAGAGACAACTGAACGAGGCCATAGCAGAGGAGCTGAACAAGAAACTGGCcaacaag GTGGTCTACAATGTCGGCCTGTGCATCTGCTTATACGACATCACTAAACTGGACGACTCCTATATATTCCCAGGAGACGGAGCCTCACACACTAAAG ttCATTTCAGGTATGTGGTTTTTCACCCTTTTCTCGATGAGATCCTGGTTGGCAAGATCAAGTACTGCAGCCAAGAAGGAGTCCATG tGACGATGGGCTTCTTTGATGACATCCTCATTCCACCAGAGTCACTTCAACAGCCTGCAAAATT TGACGAAGCAGAGCAAGTTTGGCTTTGGGAGTATGAGACGGACGAGGGGGCCCATGACCTCTACATGGACCAGGGAGAGGAGATCCGTTTCCGGGTGACGGATGAAGTCTTTGTGGATACGTCGCCAACGGGCCCGGCCACTGCAGCGACGGACACACCGGCACAGCCGGGACAGTCGACGGCACCGCCTGCAGAGGAAAgcagggagaagaaggaggcgCCGTACACTCTGATT GGGACCATCTGTGAGCCGGGCCTGGGGCTGCTGTCATGGTGGAACAATTAG